A DNA window from Octopus bimaculoides isolate UCB-OBI-ISO-001 chromosome 12, ASM119413v2, whole genome shotgun sequence contains the following coding sequences:
- the LOC106873230 gene encoding immediate early response 3-interacting protein 1 gives MAFTLYSLLEATLLCLNAICILHEERFLSKIGWGTAEQRGFGEQPGIKAQLINLVRAIRTVMKIPLIGLNILTIVVKLLFG, from the exons ATGGCTTTTACTTTATATTCTCTTTTAGAAGCCACGTTACTTTGTCTTAATGCGATCTGTATCCTCCATGAGGAAAGATTTCTTTCCAAAA TTGGTTGGGGTACAGCAGAACAAAGAGGTTTCGGTGAACAACCAGGCATAAAAGCGCAACTAATTAACCTTGTGAGAGCAATACGAACAGTGATGAAAA ttccACTGATTGGCTTAAATATACTCACAATCGTTGTTAAGTTACTATTCGGTTAA